One genomic region from Paroceanicella profunda encodes:
- a CDS encoding capsule biosynthesis protein yields MPPSRRFLFLQGPPGLFWVRLGDALRARGHGVRRINLNTADWLSWPRRGADNYRGGFDGWEAWLGAYLAREGITDILYYADRLPYHVAALAQAKARGIRVHAIEFGYLRPDWLTMEPEAMGRHSTIPSDPAEIRRLAAGHPDPDMTARYTHGFWAESMREVSYNLAMVFGRPLYPFYRSDKYYWPVAEYLAWLTQLVTGMVTGPRHEARVDRALSGAYPFYLVALQLQMDYQIRASTDYGHIEEMLDEVAASFAAHAPADSRLVIKTHPLDCGLEFWPRRVARVARRHGIAGRVELVDSMRLAPLIQASRGVILANSTVGLHAIGVEKSVIALGDAVFNMAGLTHQGGIDTFWTAPEPVDPTLARDLRRALAAHWQVRGSFYNPEGVKVAIAGICARLEALPPL; encoded by the coding sequence ATGCCCCCCTCACGCCGATTCCTGTTCCTGCAGGGCCCCCCGGGCCTGTTCTGGGTCCGTCTGGGCGATGCCCTCAGGGCGCGTGGCCATGGCGTGCGGCGCATCAACCTCAACACGGCCGACTGGCTGAGCTGGCCCCGCCGCGGCGCGGACAATTACCGCGGCGGCTTCGACGGCTGGGAGGCCTGGCTCGGCGCCTATCTCGCGCGCGAGGGCATCACCGACATCCTCTACTACGCCGACCGGCTGCCCTACCACGTGGCGGCGCTGGCACAGGCGAAGGCGCGCGGCATCCGCGTGCACGCCATCGAGTTCGGATACCTGCGCCCGGACTGGCTGACCATGGAGCCGGAGGCCATGGGCCGGCACTCCACCATCCCGTCCGACCCGGCCGAGATCCGCCGCCTCGCCGCCGGCCATCCGGACCCGGACATGACGGCGCGCTACACCCACGGCTTCTGGGCGGAAAGCATGCGCGAGGTGAGCTACAACCTCGCGATGGTGTTCGGGCGCCCGCTCTACCCGTTCTACCGCTCGGACAAGTATTACTGGCCGGTGGCCGAATACCTCGCATGGCTCACCCAGCTTGTCACCGGCATGGTGACGGGCCCGCGCCACGAGGCGAGGGTGGACCGCGCACTTTCCGGCGCCTACCCGTTCTACCTCGTCGCGCTGCAGCTGCAGATGGATTACCAGATCCGCGCCTCCACCGATTACGGCCATATCGAGGAGATGCTCGACGAGGTGGCCGCCAGCTTCGCCGCGCATGCCCCCGCCGACTCGCGCCTGGTCATCAAGACCCACCCGCTGGACTGCGGGCTGGAGTTCTGGCCGCGCCGGGTGGCGCGCGTGGCCCGGCGCCACGGCATCGCCGGCCGGGTGGAGCTGGTCGACAGCATGCGCCTCGCGCCGCTGATCCAGGCCTCGCGCGGGGTGATCCTCGCCAATTCCACCGTCGGGCTGCACGCGATCGGGGTGGAGAAATCGGTGATCGCCCTCGGCGACGCGGTGTTCAACATGGCCGGCCTCACCCATCAGGGCGGGATCGACACGTTCTGGACCGCGCCGGAGCCGGTGGACCCCACCCTCGCCCGCGACCTGCGCCGGGCCCTTGCCGCCCATTGGCAGGTGCGCGGCTCGTTCTACAATCCCGAGGGGGTGAAGGTGGCGATTGCGGGCATCTGCGCCCGGCTGGAAGCCCTGCCGCCGCTCTGA